The Desulfuromonas acetoxidans DSM 684 region GCAGTCATGGCTTCGTCACTGCGTGTTAACGTAGCATGCAACTGGCTAAGCTCCTGAATCGGAAACGGGCGGAAGGCAAAATCGCGGCCCATGATACGCTGGGCCAGTGCGGTGAGGAAAATTTCCGACAGGGTCAGCTCGCTGCCCAGATCGGGCACGCAGCCGTCGAGGTCGATATCCTCCGGAGCGCCGAGCGGCAACAGGCCCTGTTCGCCAAACACGGCCTGCAACATGTCGATGCACTGCAGTTCCTCATCCACCAGTGTGACCTCGGCCATGGTGGCAAAGGGGCGCTGGTCGGCGCGGGTTTCATCCATCAGGCCGTTGAAGAAGCGCGGTTTTTCCTGACACAGCGCTGTGATCACGGCGGCATCCGGGCCATCGAGATACGGCCCCAACACACTTTGAGAAATCGTGCGCGCACGCTGGCGCAGGGAGGCGGTCAGGCTGTAGCCGAGTTGAAACAGATGCTGCAGATAAACGCTGTGGAACAGCTCGGTGGCTTTTCCCGCGTCGCTTCCCGCTAAATAGCCCAGCGCCAGGTTGAGGTAATGATAAACATCTTCAATAGTTTCGCGCACATCATTCGGTTCACCGTAATTCACTCCATCGGCACTCATGGCGCGATTGAGCAGAAACGTCAGTTCATGGGCGAGGTCTTCATTCAATCCTCCGGCCATGACATCGGCGAGTAGATCGTGCGGCTGTACCGTGGTCACCAGGAATCCGGGAGCCACCCCGCCGGTGCTTTGCGCCGTATAAATACCCTGCGGTTTAACATGCTGCTGCGGATCAAAGCGTTGCGGATCGATCACTTGGTACAGAGAGCGCGACTCAAAGCGTTCGACAAAACCGAGATCTCCGAGACGACCGCAGCGCAACTGAAACACATCCTCCTGCAGGGCGCTGTCCATCTCGTGGCGCACCGCCTCCATCAAGCGCAGATACAGCTCCTGGCGCTCGCGAAACAGCACATCCTGAAACGCTTCCATCAGTTTGGCGACATCGCTGTTGCGATAGTCGCATTCGTACACCTGGTCAAAGCGCTTGCGATTGGCCAGCAGGTCTTCGTCATCGTCGGTCAGTGATTCCAGGCCACTGACCACGGTCAGCTGCTTTTTGACCATCATCACCAGCAGTTCAAAATCAAAATCGTCGATCAGACGTAAAAATTCCTCTTCGTCCTGAATCAGCAGCAGATGCAGCCAAACCAGAGCGTTTTCCGCATCAAGCTGATCGCCATCCCAGCAGTCCATATCCACACACAGGGTCACCTGTTCCGGGCTGGCCAGGCCGATCAGTT contains the following coding sequences:
- a CDS encoding DUF6178 family protein; its protein translation is MEDQTPQSLATLPSSDPYLQQVQASSGRQKYQLILNAENSPALVQSLPAQEVFLLVKELGALDAVELIGLASPEQVTLCVDMDCWDGDQLDAENALVWLHLLLIQDEEEFLRLIDDFDFELLVMMVKKQLTVVSGLESLTDDDEDLLANRKRFDQVYECDYRNSDVAKLMEAFQDVLFRERQELYLRLMEAVRHEMDSALQEDVFQLRCGRLGDLGFVERFESRSLYQVIDPQRFDPQQHVKPQGIYTAQSTGGVAPGFLVTTVQPHDLLADVMAGGLNEDLAHELTFLLNRAMSADGVNYGEPNDVRETIEDVYHYLNLALGYLAGSDAGKATELFHSVYLQHLFQLGYSLTASLRQRARTISQSVLGPYLDGPDAAVITALCQEKPRFFNGLMDETRADQRPFATMAEVTLVDEELQCIDMLQAVFGEQGLLPLGAPEDIDLDGCVPDLGSELTLSEIFLTALAQRIMGRDFAFRPFPIQELSQLHATLTRSDEAMTALRDETSRWLESQAPGTTPFVHYCLAIWESELCELEADDLVPEYVGGLVLRVE